One window of Arvicola amphibius chromosome 6, mArvAmp1.2, whole genome shotgun sequence genomic DNA carries:
- the Nhlrc1 gene encoding E3 ubiquitin-protein ligase NHLRC1 isoform X1 — MGEEEAGVRPELVREAEVSLLECKVCFERFGHRQQRRPRNLPCGHVVCLACVAALAHPRSLAFECPFCRRACRACDTSDCLPVLHLLELLGSTLRASPAALNAAPCAPGVLTCHHAFGGWGTLVNPTGLALCPKTGRVVVVHDGKRRVKIFDSGGGGAHQFGEKGDAAHDVKYPQDVAVTNDFHVVVTDAGDRSLKVFDFFGQIKLVVGKQFSLPWGVEITPQNQVLMTDTEAGTLHLLEVDFPEGVLRRTERLQAQLCSPRGVAVSWLTGAIAVLEHPWPLGTSGNNTRVKVFSATMQLIGQVDSFGLNLLFPSKITASAVVFDPQGNVIVADTCGPAIICLGRPEAFPALKPMITYDLSRPVALAFTKENSLLVLDTASHSVKVFKALDGASVSSSTGTGDIPE, encoded by the exons atgggggaggaggaggcggggGTGCGGCCCGAACTGGTGCGCGAGGCGGAGGTCAGCCTGCTGGAGTGCAAGGTGTGTTTCGAGAGGTTCGGCCACCGGCAGCAGCGGCGCCCGCGCAACCTGCCCTGTGGCCACGTGGTCTGCCTGGCCTGCGTGGCCGCCCTTGCGCACCCGCGATCGCTGGCCTTCGAATGTCCCTTCTGCCGGCGGGCCTGCAGAGCCTGTGACACCAGCGACTGTCTTCCGGTGTTGCACCTTTTGGAGCTCCTGGGCTCCACGCTTCGCGCGTCCCCGGCTGCCCTCAATGCCGCCCCCTGCGCGCCCGGGGTGCTCACCTGTCACCACGCCTTTGGCGGGTGGGGGACCCTGGTGAACCCCACGGGGCTTGCACTGTGTCCCAAGACCGGACGGGTCGTGGTCGTGCACGATGGTAAGAGGAGGGTTAAGATCTTTGACTCCGGAGGAGGTGGTGCACACCAGTTTGGAGAGAAGGGGGATGCAGCGCATGACGTGAAGTACCCACAGGACGTCGCCGTCACCAACGACTTCCACGTGGTTGTCACCGACGCTGGCGACCGCTCCCTCaaagtgtttgatttctttggcCAGATCAAGCTGGTTGTGGGAAAGCAGTTTTCCCTGCCTTGGGGTGTGGAGATCACCCCTCAGAACCAGGTCCTGATGACTGACACAGAGGCAGGGACCTTGCACTTGCTGGAAGTGGACTTCCCCGAAGGGGTCCTTCGGAGGACTGAGAGATTGCAAGCTCAACTCTGCAGTCCCCGTGGTGTGGCTGTGTCTTGGCTCACCGGAGCCATCGCAGTCCTAGAGCACCCCTGGCCCTTGGGGACATCAGGCAACAACACACGGGTGAAGGTGTTCAGCGCCACTATGCAGCTGATTGGCCAGGTGGATAGCTTCGGACTgaacctcctctttccctctaaAATAACTGCCTCAGCTGTAGTCTTCGATCCCCAGGGAAATGTGATCGTCGCAGATACCTGCGGACCAGCCATCATATGCTTGGGGAGACCTGAGGCGTTTCCGGCCCTGAAGCCCATGATCACGTATGATCTGTCTCGTCCTGTGGCACTGGCCTTCACCAAGGAGAATTCTCTTCTTGTGCTGGATACGGCTTCCCACTCTGTAAAAGTCTTTAAAGCGCTGGATG gtgcCAGTGTTTCCTCCTCCACAGGTACTGGGGACATCCCTGAGTGA
- the Nhlrc1 gene encoding E3 ubiquitin-protein ligase NHLRC1 isoform X2: protein MGEEEAGVRPELVREAEVSLLECKVCFERFGHRQQRRPRNLPCGHVVCLACVAALAHPRSLAFECPFCRRACRACDTSDCLPVLHLLELLGSTLRASPAALNAAPCAPGVLTCHHAFGGWGTLVNPTGLALCPKTGRVVVVHDGKRRVKIFDSGGGGAHQFGEKGDAAHDVKYPQDVAVTNDFHVVVTDAGDRSLKVFDFFGQIKLVVGKQFSLPWGVEITPQNQVLMTDTEAGTLHLLEVDFPEGVLRRTERLQAQLCSPRGVAVSWLTGAIAVLEHPWPLGTSGNNTRVKVFSATMQLIGQVDSFGLNLLFPSKITASAVVFDPQGNVIVADTCGPAIICLGRPEAFPALKPMITYDLSRPVALAFTKENSLLVLDTASHSVKVFKALDGTGDIPE from the exons atgggggaggaggaggcggggGTGCGGCCCGAACTGGTGCGCGAGGCGGAGGTCAGCCTGCTGGAGTGCAAGGTGTGTTTCGAGAGGTTCGGCCACCGGCAGCAGCGGCGCCCGCGCAACCTGCCCTGTGGCCACGTGGTCTGCCTGGCCTGCGTGGCCGCCCTTGCGCACCCGCGATCGCTGGCCTTCGAATGTCCCTTCTGCCGGCGGGCCTGCAGAGCCTGTGACACCAGCGACTGTCTTCCGGTGTTGCACCTTTTGGAGCTCCTGGGCTCCACGCTTCGCGCGTCCCCGGCTGCCCTCAATGCCGCCCCCTGCGCGCCCGGGGTGCTCACCTGTCACCACGCCTTTGGCGGGTGGGGGACCCTGGTGAACCCCACGGGGCTTGCACTGTGTCCCAAGACCGGACGGGTCGTGGTCGTGCACGATGGTAAGAGGAGGGTTAAGATCTTTGACTCCGGAGGAGGTGGTGCACACCAGTTTGGAGAGAAGGGGGATGCAGCGCATGACGTGAAGTACCCACAGGACGTCGCCGTCACCAACGACTTCCACGTGGTTGTCACCGACGCTGGCGACCGCTCCCTCaaagtgtttgatttctttggcCAGATCAAGCTGGTTGTGGGAAAGCAGTTTTCCCTGCCTTGGGGTGTGGAGATCACCCCTCAGAACCAGGTCCTGATGACTGACACAGAGGCAGGGACCTTGCACTTGCTGGAAGTGGACTTCCCCGAAGGGGTCCTTCGGAGGACTGAGAGATTGCAAGCTCAACTCTGCAGTCCCCGTGGTGTGGCTGTGTCTTGGCTCACCGGAGCCATCGCAGTCCTAGAGCACCCCTGGCCCTTGGGGACATCAGGCAACAACACACGGGTGAAGGTGTTCAGCGCCACTATGCAGCTGATTGGCCAGGTGGATAGCTTCGGACTgaacctcctctttccctctaaAATAACTGCCTCAGCTGTAGTCTTCGATCCCCAGGGAAATGTGATCGTCGCAGATACCTGCGGACCAGCCATCATATGCTTGGGGAGACCTGAGGCGTTTCCGGCCCTGAAGCCCATGATCACGTATGATCTGTCTCGTCCTGTGGCACTGGCCTTCACCAAGGAGAATTCTCTTCTTGTGCTGGATACGGCTTCCCACTCTGTAAAAGTCTTTAAAGCGCTGGATG GTACTGGGGACATCCCTGAGTGA
- the Tpmt gene encoding thiopurine S-methyltransferase, whose amino-acid sequence MADATSLNVKELPNAEVQKNRVLTLEEWQDRWVTRNIGFHQEQGHRLLKKHLDTFLKGQSGLRVFFPLCGKAVEMKWFADWGHTVVGVEISEIAIREFFTEQNLSYTEKPLTEIAGAKVFKSSSGNISVYSCSLFDLPRVNIGKFDRIWDRGSLVAINPGDHDRYADVILSLLNKGFHYLVAILSYDPTKHAGPPFYVPDAELKRLFGTKCNIQFLEEADALEERHKAWGTDYIFEKLYLLTEK is encoded by the exons ATGGCTGATGCCACCTCACTCAATGTGAAAGAGCTCCCCAATGCTGAAGTGCAGAAGAACCGCGTACTAACCCTGGAAGAATGGCAGGATAGATGGGTGACCCGTAACATCGGATTTCATCAGGAACAAGGGCATCG GCTATTAAAGAAGCATTTGGATACATTTCTTAAAGGCCAGAGTGGACTGAGAGTGTTTTTCCCTCTCTGTGGAAAAGCAGTTGAGATGAAATG GTTTGCAGACTGGGGCCACACTGTGGTTGGTGTCGAAATCAGTGAAATTGCGATTCGGGAATTTTTTACAGAACAGAATCTttcatatacagagaaaccacTGACCGAAATTGCTGGTGCCAAAGTATTTAAG AGTTCTTCAGGGAACATCTCAGTGTATTCCTGCAGCCTGTTTGATCTTCCCAG AGTGAATATTGGCAAGTTTGACAGGATTTGGGACAGAGGATCGTTAGTGGCTATCAATCCAGGTGACCATGATCG CTATGCAGATGTAATACTGTCCCTACTGAACAAAGGGTTTCACTACCTCGTGGCCATCCTTTCTTATGATCCAACTAAACATGCAG GCCCGCCATTTTATGTTCCAGATGCAGAACTTAAAAGGTTATTTG GTACGAAGTGCAACATTCAGTTCCTTGAGGAGGCTGATGCTCTTGAAGAACGACACAAAGCCTGGGGAACTgattacatttttgaaaaattgtaTCTCCTTACAGAAAAGTAA